A window of the Campylobacter massiliensis genome harbors these coding sequences:
- a CDS encoding FecCD family ABC transporter permease, with the protein MKKYLFLSLFLAFAVVFSLLAGRISLEGLIDYYQNDKETLYALIFDLRLPRLIAAFLIGASLSAAGVIFQAMFANPLVSPNILGVGSGAGFGAVVCILAFGSPIATQIGAFVFGFLAVMIAYALGVLANKNSKLMLVLAGIITGAIFEALISVVKYVADTQEKLPSIVYWLMGSLSAISWSDVAALAPVCVSGLVLLSLMGWKLNILSLGGEHASILGESKFLGFIFIVLATLITAASVAIAGIIGWVGLLMPHVTRLIYGSDNSQLVPISAILGGIFLMLTDVAARSVSSAEIPLSILTALIGAPMIGVIIVKKGKRWS; encoded by the coding sequence ATGAAAAAGTATCTGTTTTTATCGCTTTTTCTAGCCTTTGCGGTCGTTTTTTCGCTTCTTGCGGGCAGGATTTCGCTTGAGGGGCTAATTGATTATTATCAAAACGACAAAGAGACGCTTTACGCTTTGATATTTGACCTGCGCCTACCAAGGCTGATAGCGGCGTTTTTGATAGGCGCCAGCCTTAGCGCGGCGGGCGTGATATTTCAGGCGATGTTTGCAAATCCTTTGGTAAGCCCGAATATCCTGGGCGTAGGCAGTGGAGCTGGATTTGGCGCGGTAGTTTGCATTTTAGCCTTCGGCAGTCCCATAGCCACGCAAATAGGCGCTTTCGTTTTCGGTTTTTTAGCCGTCATGATAGCTTACGCTCTAGGCGTTTTGGCAAACAAAAACTCAAAGCTTATGCTGGTGCTTGCGGGCATCATCACGGGTGCTATCTTTGAGGCGCTGATCTCGGTTGTAAAATACGTCGCCGACACGCAAGAAAAGCTTCCTAGTATCGTATATTGGCTGATGGGAAGCCTAAGCGCCATCTCTTGGAGCGACGTAGCGGCGCTTGCTCCCGTTTGCGTTAGCGGGCTCGTGCTTTTGAGCCTAATGGGCTGGAAACTAAATATTTTATCCCTAGGCGGCGAACATGCAAGCATTTTGGGCGAGAGTAAATTTTTAGGCTTTATCTTTATCGTACTTGCTACACTGATAACGGCCGCAAGCGTAGCCATCGCCGGTATCATCGGCTGGGTCGGGCTTTTGATGCCGCATGTTACGAGGCTGATTTACGGCTCAGATAACTCGCAGCTAGTTCCGATTTCTGCGATTTTAGGCGGGATATTTTTGATGCTAACCGACGTTGCGGCTAGAAGCGTGAGCTCGGCTGAAATCCCGCTAAGTATCCTAACCGCGCTTATAGGCGCTCCTATGATCGGCGTCATCATCGTTAAAAAGGGCAAAAGATGGTCTTAA
- a CDS encoding site-specific integrase — protein sequence MPYSKEEAQTIFKIVQDFKNTNRSPSKRINANNLYYITMIAAYSGMRINEITQLRYKDIVKRNGILCFNINREEGKTTKNTNSIRVMPIHSKLLELGLIEFIDTRKNGKTIFSVNNKIFSEIFRKQIQRKLITEDPKKTFYSFRHYFINYLVQREVQLSVIAQIVGHEKQYKILLNTYAKPINPDILKAKIEMVEYGVKNDPHT from the coding sequence TTGCCTTACAGCAAAGAGGAAGCGCAAACTATCTTTAAGATAGTTCAAGATTTTAAAAATACCAATAGATCTCCAAGTAAGCGAATAAACGCTAACAATCTTTATTATATTACGATGATAGCAGCATATAGCGGGATGAGGATAAACGAAATAACTCAGCTAAGATACAAAGATATAGTAAAGCGTAACGGAATACTTTGCTTTAATATAAACAGAGAAGAGGGTAAAACCACTAAAAATACTAATTCTATAAGGGTGATGCCTATTCATTCCAAGCTGCTTGAGCTTGGCTTAATAGAATTTATCGATACTAGAAAAAACGGCAAGACGATATTTAGCGTAAATAATAAAATCTTTTCTGAAATTTTTAGAAAACAAATTCAAAGAAAACTAATAACCGAAGATCCTAAAAAGACGTTTTATTCGTTCAGGCACTACTTTATAAATTACCTGGTGCAACGAGAAGTCCAGCTAAGCGTCATAGCTCAAATAGTAGGCCACGAAAAACAGTATAAAATTTTACTGAATACCTACGCTAAGCCGATCAACCCGGATATATTAAAAGCTAAGATTGAAATGGTTGAGTATGGGGTTAAAAATGACCCACATACCTAG
- a CDS encoding TonB-dependent receptor — protein MRLSIFASVAILATFAVAETKTDGYSVMLPSVEVEGISEQDNLKGYITYDSAEVNRNGLSNKQTPQTIETIDIQKNRNYGTNDLSSILEGNAGIDAGYDMRGESIKIRGFSVDGGDIYRDGVRDSGQIRRSTANVERVEILKGPASILYGRSDGGAVVNLVSKKANFAPVYKVSGRYGSWSRWGLGADVNHAVNNQLAVRLTTDGERGKSWRESIKYKNFMISPSVIVTNQSGDVSFEAQYTYDNAWRVPDRTPTKAVYDKLGIDYKKGFSHEGDFVEDRLHFFRTELNAELAKELNLKWVFGYRKASQNFDHYYGGSIVSGNKLRQNYAKQETDNETISNAFTLTKELNFERFKHNIAVGYDNSVETRHPRLWYSRTHMQDIDPYASRGSWASNRNVPLTTDNKHRAINHGVFFEDLISLDDTYRLMLGGRFDFYKFKTRNIRGQTNSYTGDSFSPRVGFLWDFATDHTAYISYSQSFAPYGGRGNIGISTEDTSKLDLKPQNNVQYEIGLKSTWADNKFSSNIAVFQIEHKNIRYQPDPTNDPYTWAVRGKERSRGIELNVLGQIYENLYLRSSLGYTNAKVTKDNSNSLNEGLNLNETTRWQGNVFLRYVNADKWYVESGVTGYSKRYSYSTSGGRIQEQHLPGFARVDVSAGYSFTEHAQMTLAINNLFDKKYWRSSSRLGDERSFMVNFHYNF, from the coding sequence ATGAGACTTAGTATTTTTGCTTCAGTCGCTATTTTGGCTACTTTTGCCGTCGCAGAGACAAAGACGGACGGCTACTCGGTGATGCTTCCAAGCGTAGAAGTCGAAGGCATTTCCGAGCAAGATAACCTCAAAGGCTATATAACCTACGATAGCGCGGAAGTAAACAGAAACGGACTTAGCAACAAGCAAACGCCTCAAACCATCGAAACTATCGATATCCAGAAAAATCGCAACTACGGCACGAATGATCTTTCTAGCATCCTAGAAGGAAACGCGGGCATAGACGCAGGCTACGATATGCGCGGCGAGAGTATCAAAATAAGAGGCTTTAGCGTAGACGGCGGAGATATATACAGAGACGGCGTGAGAGACTCAGGTCAGATCAGGCGTAGCACCGCAAACGTCGAGCGCGTCGAGATTTTAAAAGGACCAGCTTCTATCCTATACGGCAGGAGCGACGGCGGAGCGGTTGTAAATTTAGTCAGTAAAAAGGCAAATTTTGCCCCTGTTTATAAGGTCTCGGGTAGATACGGCAGCTGGAGTAGATGGGGGCTTGGCGCAGACGTAAACCACGCGGTAAATAATCAACTAGCCGTACGCCTAACCACCGACGGCGAGCGCGGTAAATCGTGGCGCGAAAGTATAAAATATAAAAATTTTATGATAAGCCCTAGCGTCATCGTAACCAACCAAAGCGGCGACGTAAGCTTCGAGGCGCAGTATACGTACGACAACGCCTGGCGAGTACCCGATAGAACTCCGACCAAGGCCGTCTACGATAAGCTAGGTATCGACTACAAAAAGGGCTTTTCTCACGAGGGCGACTTCGTGGAGGATAGACTGCACTTTTTCCGCACGGAATTAAATGCCGAGCTAGCAAAAGAGCTAAATTTAAAATGGGTTTTCGGATACAGAAAGGCTAGCCAAAATTTCGACCACTATTACGGCGGATCAATCGTTAGCGGGAACAAATTAAGACAAAACTACGCAAAACAAGAGACGGATAACGAAACTATCTCAAACGCTTTTACGCTTACCAAGGAGCTAAATTTCGAGAGATTTAAGCACAACATCGCAGTCGGCTACGATAACAGCGTCGAAACTCGCCATCCAAGGCTCTGGTATAGTAGAACCCATATGCAAGATATCGACCCGTACGCATCTAGGGGCAGCTGGGCGTCAAACAGAAACGTTCCGCTCACGACCGATAACAAACACCGCGCGATCAATCATGGCGTGTTTTTCGAGGATCTCATTAGCCTTGACGACACGTATAGGTTGATGCTCGGCGGTAGGTTTGATTTTTATAAATTTAAGACCAGAAACATAAGAGGCCAAACAAACAGCTACACCGGCGACTCGTTTAGTCCTAGGGTCGGCTTTTTATGGGACTTTGCGACCGATCACACCGCTTATATCTCGTATTCGCAGAGCTTTGCGCCCTACGGCGGTAGAGGCAACATCGGCATCAGCACTGAAGATACGTCAAAACTTGATCTAAAACCGCAAAATAACGTCCAGTACGAAATCGGACTAAAAAGCACTTGGGCGGATAATAAATTTAGCTCAAACATCGCGGTCTTTCAGATCGAACATAAAAATATCCGCTATCAGCCAGACCCTACAAACGACCCATATACTTGGGCGGTTCGCGGCAAAGAGCGCAGCCGTGGTATCGAGCTAAACGTGCTAGGGCAAATTTACGAGAATTTATACCTGCGCAGCTCGCTTGGCTACACGAACGCTAAGGTTACCAAAGATAACTCAAACTCGCTAAACGAAGGGCTTAATCTAAATGAAACCACGCGCTGGCAGGGCAATGTCTTTTTACGCTACGTAAACGCCGACAAATGGTACGTAGAAAGCGGCGTTACCGGCTACTCCAAACGCTACTCCTACTCTACTAGCGGCGGTAGAATTCAAGAACAACACTTGCCGGGCTTTGCTAGAGTGGACGTGAGTGCGGGATACAGCTTCACCGAGCATGCGCAAATGACGCTAGCGATAAACAATCTCTTTGATAAAAAATACTGGCGTTCAAGCTCGAGGCTAGGCGACGAGAGATCGTTTATGGTGAATTTTCACTACAATTTTTAA
- a CDS encoding plasmid mobilization protein produces MHTDSKNKILYKIKMENKKREITKNIIKKLRLTDAEWSAIEKKLKETGMTFSKFALSSMLSRRIRLPIERELLTELSKQGNNLNQVAAKLNSGESLDRVGLIIIAENNSVLRRIYKRLGK; encoded by the coding sequence GTGCATACTGATTCCAAAAATAAAATTTTATATAAGATAAAGATGGAAAACAAAAAACGCGAAATCACTAAGAACATAATCAAAAAACTAAGACTAACCGATGCCGAATGGTCGGCTATCGAAAAGAAGCTAAAAGAAACAGGGATGACCTTTTCAAAATTTGCCCTAAGTTCAATGCTGTCCAGGCGAATTAGACTTCCTATCGAAAGGGAGCTTTTGACCGAGCTATCCAAGCAAGGAAACAACCTAAACCAAGTGGCCGCCAAGCTAAACAGCGGCGAGAGTTTAGATAGAGTGGGTCTTATAATTATTGCCGAGAATAACTCTGTATTGCGTCGAATTTATAAAAGATTGGGGAAATAG
- a CDS encoding ABC transporter ATP-binding protein: MVLSVENLSFSYERKQILQNLSLDLKSGETLAILGPNGIGKSTFLKIILGLLKAKSGQILIDGRDHASLSGKERAKLVGYVPQSENIAFSFKVKDLILMGVNANVGMFSRPSTEDRAMAEEAARIAGVSEYLNLNVDELSGGMMQLVLIARSLVLRPKILIMDEPTSYLDVFHQNAVLSLIKRLNSEQKTCVIFTSHHPDHALAATDKTLLLNGPLGYEFGATDQILKGENLTKLFGIDFINLNVEDKRRLLVRWRV; encoded by the coding sequence ATGGTCTTAAGCGTAGAAAATTTAAGCTTTTCATACGAGCGTAAGCAAATTTTGCAAAATTTGAGCCTTGATTTAAAAAGCGGCGAAACGCTTGCGATTTTGGGCCCTAACGGCATAGGCAAATCTACGTTTTTAAAGATTATTTTAGGACTCTTAAAAGCAAAAAGCGGTCAAATTTTGATCGATGGTCGCGATCATGCCTCTCTTAGCGGCAAAGAACGCGCCAAGCTCGTAGGATACGTGCCCCAAAGCGAAAATATCGCTTTTAGCTTTAAGGTAAAAGATCTGATTTTAATGGGCGTAAACGCAAACGTCGGTATGTTTTCAAGGCCGAGCACAGAGGATAGGGCGATGGCCGAGGAAGCCGCACGGATAGCAGGCGTTAGCGAGTATTTAAATTTAAACGTAGACGAGCTAAGCGGCGGCATGATGCAGCTAGTCCTAATAGCTCGCTCGCTAGTACTACGGCCCAAAATTCTAATCATGGACGAGCCGACTTCCTATCTCGACGTATTTCATCAAAACGCCGTTTTAAGCCTAATCAAAAGGCTAAATAGCGAGCAAAAAACCTGCGTGATCTTTACCTCGCATCATCCCGATCACGCGCTTGCGGCAACAGATAAAACCTTGCTTTTAAACGGCCCTTTAGGATATGAATTCGGCGCAACGGATCAAATTTTAAAGGGCGAAAATTTAACCAAACTTTTCGGTATCGATTTTATAAATTTAAACGTCGAAGACAAAAGGAGATTGCTGGTTAGGTGGAGGGTTTAG
- a CDS encoding TonB-dependent receptor: MQRKIVLSLALVGVLAAAQNEVELKSLEGVTVTAQRSSQSVDEISKSVSVVDKETIERKLGKSVPELISEAPGVSIVNEGMDSGTVNVRGFSSSDYRVPMFVDGLRFRGRPAFEYSIFTPDQIERIEIIRGPASTLYGTDAFGGIVNLVTKRASGDVHGDWALSDTYLSTQYQSANKGVQNRLQLGVVGHGFDALLGLNYKHGKDYDTPAGKIPNTRYNYRSLDFKGGYSFADFHRLELVTRYTESERGVVGTAVGAPGTANKKGFQKYIKEAPLREKYVALNYEGNINDKFILDSSLYYRELYTHLNIRPYIGAMSPRQVDNYVNGPKVYGGKFIGKFIGDSLTQTYGVDFYYEDWDSVYQSVNKGPSVRNRLRTKQLDVAGFGLLEYAFSNDAILSANLRYDRIKTSFDMDSSMSPAVKALYENANDRKDGRASYGLGLIYPVAQGLEFVGNFSTSFRAPMSGEVAPILTFSGSEAYLPNPDLNIEKGVTYEAGLRYTDKALRSNLIFYTGDYKDLIVERNWQSGGVTYYQSQNVNRAKISGAEFDLAYKILSNLEFKTNLAYTRGKNKQTGKPLPEIAPLSGRVAVSYSPEFLANSYIEYSGDWAARKTRIDDSVERERAGYFVHNLYFGKSLGKLGFLKDFSLNFGVENIFDKEYAPSLSYELISQPRSASNPLINPGRNFKLGFKASF; the protein is encoded by the coding sequence ATGCAGAGGAAAATCGTGCTTAGCCTTGCTTTGGTCGGCGTTTTGGCTGCCGCGCAAAACGAAGTAGAGCTAAAATCGCTAGAAGGCGTAACCGTCACGGCGCAAAGATCGTCTCAAAGCGTAGACGAGATAAGCAAAAGCGTCTCGGTAGTAGATAAAGAGACAATAGAAAGAAAGCTTGGCAAAAGCGTACCCGAGCTAATCAGCGAGGCGCCTGGGGTTTCAATCGTAAACGAAGGCATGGACTCGGGTACCGTAAACGTGCGAGGTTTTAGCTCGTCTGATTACCGCGTGCCGATGTTCGTAGACGGACTTAGATTTAGAGGTAGGCCGGCGTTTGAGTATTCGATATTTACGCCCGATCAAATCGAAAGGATAGAGATAATAAGGGGCCCCGCTAGCACGCTTTACGGCACGGATGCCTTTGGCGGCATAGTAAATTTAGTCACCAAAAGAGCTAGCGGAGACGTACACGGCGACTGGGCGTTATCGGATACGTATCTAAGCACCCAGTATCAAAGCGCGAACAAAGGTGTGCAAAACCGCTTACAACTCGGCGTAGTCGGACACGGGTTTGATGCATTGCTGGGCTTAAACTACAAACATGGCAAGGACTACGACACTCCGGCGGGCAAAATCCCAAATACAAGGTATAACTACCGAAGCCTTGATTTTAAAGGCGGATATAGCTTTGCCGATTTTCACAGACTTGAGCTCGTGACCAGATATACGGAGTCCGAGCGCGGCGTAGTCGGTACGGCGGTCGGCGCTCCCGGAACGGCGAACAAAAAAGGCTTTCAAAAATACATAAAAGAAGCGCCTCTTAGAGAAAAATACGTAGCGCTAAACTACGAAGGCAACATAAACGATAAATTTATATTAGATTCTAGCTTGTATTACAGAGAGCTTTATACACACCTAAATATAAGGCCGTATATCGGAGCTATGTCGCCTAGACAAGTCGATAACTACGTAAACGGCCCGAAGGTCTACGGCGGCAAATTTATCGGCAAATTTATAGGCGACAGCCTAACCCAAACCTACGGCGTAGATTTTTATTACGAGGACTGGGATAGCGTGTATCAAAGCGTAAACAAAGGCCCTAGCGTACGCAACAGGCTAAGAACCAAACAGCTTGACGTCGCGGGCTTTGGATTGCTTGAATACGCATTTAGCAACGACGCGATTTTGAGCGCAAATTTACGCTACGACCGCATAAAAACGTCCTTTGATATGGATAGCTCGATGAGCCCCGCCGTAAAAGCCTTATACGAAAACGCCAACGATAGAAAAGACGGCAGAGCTAGCTACGGTCTGGGGCTTATTTATCCCGTCGCCCAGGGGCTTGAATTCGTAGGAAATTTCTCGACTTCGTTTAGGGCTCCTATGAGCGGCGAGGTTGCTCCGATACTTACGTTTTCAGGCAGCGAGGCGTATCTGCCAAACCCTGATCTAAATATCGAAAAAGGCGTTACCTACGAGGCTGGACTTCGCTATACGGATAAAGCGCTTAGATCAAATTTGATATTTTACACGGGAGATTATAAAGACCTGATCGTCGAGCGAAACTGGCAAAGCGGCGGCGTGACCTACTATCAGTCGCAAAACGTAAATAGAGCCAAGATAAGCGGAGCGGAATTTGACCTTGCTTATAAAATTTTATCAAATTTGGAGTTTAAAACAAATCTTGCCTACACGCGCGGCAAAAACAAGCAAACCGGCAAACCGCTTCCAGAGATCGCTCCGCTTAGCGGACGCGTGGCTGTTTCTTATTCGCCGGAGTTTTTGGCAAATTCTTACATAGAGTATAGCGGCGACTGGGCGGCGAGAAAGACACGCATAGATGATAGCGTAGAGCGCGAGCGAGCGGGATATTTCGTACATAACCTATACTTTGGCAAGAGTCTGGGCAAACTAGGATTCTTAAAAGATTTTAGCCTAAATTTCGGCGTCGAAAATATCTTTGACAAAGAATACGCCCCAAGCCTAAGCTACGAGCTAATCAGCCAGCCTAGAAGCGCTAGCAACCCGCTAATAAATCCGGGTAGAAATTTCAAACTAGGCTTTAAGGCTAGCTTTTAA
- a CDS encoding nucleotidyl transferase AbiEii/AbiGii toxin family protein gives MSENLYPRVVALLEYIARGNELNGFVLVGGMAITLYELHRQPQDLYFFVNEEELSTQSLSKIEALISKLKNVYEIKFVKGDKARVFYKFDGVSVKFIAYPIEILSDARKYKNINVASIKKLAYIKLDAILRHRRKARDFYDLKYLMLKFNLKLEDVLDVCRYHVKLMGIAENAMAHLLLKHRLIDKEGIIEAKFDTDIKTIREFLKNEVKRLSEERAEIFNFSTNEIKANINKKYGLSRNSLLMELYLIKMEQKLYKIDLLEAKADLGYENFNKCDIFYYALSDTKFLDYLLFYTSSTPKNLKNKAQRFSGALELVKRHELINDCLNKSEDEIKEFIKRKNIQNLRFIKLVKKKREILSG, from the coding sequence ATGAGCGAAAATTTATATCCTAGGGTAGTCGCACTACTTGAATATATCGCTCGCGGCAATGAGCTAAACGGCTTTGTTTTGGTTGGAGGTATGGCTATAACGCTTTATGAGCTTCACAGGCAGCCTCAAGACCTATATTTTTTTGTAAATGAAGAAGAGCTAAGCACTCAGTCGTTATCAAAAATAGAAGCTTTAATCTCAAAGTTAAAAAATGTATACGAGATTAAATTCGTCAAAGGAGACAAAGCGCGGGTATTTTATAAATTTGACGGCGTGAGCGTTAAATTTATAGCTTATCCGATTGAGATTTTAAGCGATGCTAGGAAATACAAAAATATAAACGTAGCCTCAATCAAAAAACTAGCCTACATCAAACTAGACGCTATACTAAGGCATCGCCGCAAGGCAAGGGATTTTTACGATTTAAAATACCTTATGTTAAAATTTAACCTAAAACTAGAAGATGTTTTAGACGTCTGCCGCTATCACGTAAAACTTATGGGTATTGCAGAAAACGCTATGGCGCACTTGCTTTTAAAACATAGGCTTATAGATAAAGAAGGCATAATAGAAGCTAAATTTGATACCGATATAAAGACTATTCGTGAGTTTTTAAAAAACGAAGTAAAAAGGCTAAGCGAAGAAAGAGCGGAAATATTTAACTTTTCTACCAACGAAATAAAGGCCAATATAAATAAAAAATACGGACTAAGCAGAAACTCTTTGCTTATGGAGCTTTATTTGATAAAAATGGAGCAAAAACTATACAAAATCGACCTTTTAGAGGCCAAGGCCGACTTGGGTTACGAAAATTTTAACAAATGCGACATATTTTACTATGCTTTGAGCGATACTAAATTTCTAGATTATCTGCTGTTTTACACCTCAAGTACGCCAAAAAACCTTAAAAACAAGGCTCAACGCTTTAGCGGAGCGCTAGAGCTCGTAAAAAGGCACGAGCTAATAAATGATTGTCTAAATAAAAGCGAGGATGAGATTAAAGAATTTATAAAAAGAAAAAACATTCAAAATCTAAGATTTATAAAGCTCGTAAAAAAGAAAAGGGAAATTTTAAGTGGCTGA
- a CDS encoding ABC transporter substrate-binding protein, whose amino-acid sequence MRKIMPALLLLAATLGALEFTDQNGNKLRFDRSVKSVALFPVPLASFSLSVENNVSRLASVHPMAKKNIKRGMLGKMIKGAASIPAGGIGEDFTPNIEELLKLSPDLVVQWGMRGEKIIEPLRKVGLNVALVNLSGTEEDPLFWFAMLGKIYEKEQRAEQILQNRAEVRAEIENFVKGLSKKPKVLFIFGRDKSYEAAGGGTYFDYEIKLSGGQNAANFGGFRILNKEEILAQNPDVILLSNFDELTPRDFFNDKILKNVKAVKQKAVYKMPLGGDMWEPPTGESHLGWAWFSVLFSGQAHINLKDEMKKSYKLLYGYDLNDDETAQILRFDLNGESKFYELFR is encoded by the coding sequence TTGAGAAAAATCATGCCTGCTTTATTGCTACTGGCAGCGACGCTGGGCGCGCTTGAATTTACCGATCAAAACGGCAATAAGCTTCGCTTCGACCGCTCCGTTAAGAGCGTAGCGCTGTTTCCCGTGCCGCTAGCTTCATTTTCTCTTAGCGTCGAAAACAACGTATCTCGCCTAGCCTCCGTCCATCCGATGGCCAAGAAAAACATCAAGCGCGGAATGCTGGGAAAAATGATTAAAGGCGCAGCTAGTATCCCAGCAGGCGGTATCGGAGAGGATTTTACTCCAAACATCGAGGAGCTACTAAAACTATCTCCCGATCTTGTCGTGCAGTGGGGCATGAGAGGCGAAAAGATCATAGAGCCGCTGCGAAAAGTAGGCCTAAACGTAGCTTTGGTAAATTTAAGCGGCACGGAGGAAGATCCTCTTTTTTGGTTTGCAATGCTGGGTAAAATTTATGAAAAAGAGCAAAGAGCGGAGCAAATTTTACAAAACAGAGCCGAGGTAAGAGCTGAGATCGAAAATTTCGTAAAAGGGCTTAGCAAAAAACCGAAGGTTCTTTTTATATTCGGCAGGGATAAAAGCTACGAGGCAGCCGGCGGTGGGACGTATTTTGACTACGAGATAAAGCTAAGCGGTGGGCAGAATGCGGCAAATTTTGGGGGATTTAGAATTTTAAATAAAGAAGAAATTCTCGCTCAAAATCCGGACGTTATCTTGCTTAGCAACTTCGACGAGCTAACTCCGCGGGACTTTTTTAACGACAAAATTTTAAAAAACGTAAAAGCCGTCAAACAAAAAGCCGTCTATAAAATGCCTCTGGGAGGCGATATGTGGGAGCCGCCTACGGGCGAATCGCACTTGGGCTGGGCGTGGTTTAGCGTGCTGTTTTCGGGGCAGGCTCATATAAATTTAAAAGACGAGATGAAAAAGAGCTACAAATTGCTCTATGGCTACGATCTAAATGACGATGAGACGGCTCAAATTTTACGCTTCGATCTAAACGGAGAGAGTAAATTTTACGAGCTTTTTAGATAA
- a CDS encoding DUF6538 domain-containing protein: MTHIKNRNGTYYYRSVLPLSTRKIFGVQREICFTLSTNSILKAKKSARIYDRYIYLITKAVDMKLDGKIIDSLVDSFMQAKVNKSIKEHSLYDKKIDVDFADALNRHFKEALQDNQMPKLLEPSVEILEKDIGPIGDEDRAAVTHALLEKNILSLNYLIAKLEKNANLTAKRLKFLSEQDSSRKFESKELRSFQDDIGVLDEIGELPLNRQGVKDLIDTFTHAMVVAAQKEHGLNTQLGLVKTKADERETKDIMLGKKQNIVQSIRAGKETFGAGTLGNNIVEQYEIVPFASQIPTWSQNNIILRVAFDTFIQNTSKNEKWSKSTLELVNSVKNLLFKFFGEERSVSLISRDDLLKFRDILFKVPTKLNQKKQV; encoded by the coding sequence ATGACGCATATTAAAAATCGCAACGGAACATACTACTATAGAAGCGTTCTGCCTCTTAGCACGAGGAAAATCTTCGGCGTTCAAAGAGAAATTTGCTTTACGCTAAGCACAAACTCCATACTAAAAGCTAAAAAATCTGCTAGAATTTATGATAGATACATTTATCTAATAACCAAGGCGGTGGACATGAAGTTGGACGGCAAGATAATCGACTCTCTCGTGGATAGCTTTATGCAGGCAAAGGTCAATAAAAGTATAAAAGAGCACTCTTTATACGATAAAAAGATAGACGTTGACTTTGCCGATGCTCTAAATAGGCATTTTAAAGAAGCCTTGCAAGATAATCAAATGCCTAAACTTCTAGAGCCTAGCGTGGAAATTTTAGAAAAAGATATCGGCCCGATCGGTGATGAGGATAGGGCTGCGGTAACTCACGCTTTGCTTGAGAAAAATATCCTTTCTCTTAATTATCTAATCGCAAAACTTGAGAAAAACGCAAACCTTACGGCCAAAAGATTAAAATTTTTAAGCGAGCAAGATAGTAGCCGTAAATTTGAAAGTAAAGAACTACGAAGCTTTCAAGACGATATCGGCGTTCTTGACGAAATCGGCGAATTGCCGCTTAATAGGCAAGGGGTTAAAGATCTTATAGATACTTTTACTCACGCTATGGTCGTAGCTGCCCAAAAAGAACACGGACTAAATACGCAGCTAGGGCTAGTAAAAACTAAAGCCGATGAAAGAGAGACAAAAGATATTATGCTCGGTAAAAAGCAAAATATCGTTCAATCTATACGCGCAGGCAAAGAAACTTTTGGCGCGGGAACTCTAGGTAATAATATCGTAGAACAATACGAGATAGTCCCGTTTGCTAGCCAAATACCAACCTGGTCGCAAAACAATATAATATTGCGCGTTGCGTTCGATACCTTCATACAAAACACGAGTAAAAACGAAAAATGGTCTAAAAGCACGTTAGAGCTAGTAAATAGCGTTAAAAATTTGCTCTTTAAATTCTTCGGCGAGGAAAGGAGCGTGTCTCTTATATCAAGAGATGATTTATTAAAATTTCGCGATATTTTATTTAAAGTGCCAACTAAGCTAAATCAAAAAAAACAAGTATAA